The following are encoded together in the Flavobacterium haoranii genome:
- a CDS encoding Crp/Fnr family transcriptional regulator: MNLIESKLKKLKLKKGTTILKADDKVNIQYYVYNGCLRTYFIDKTGKEHTLQFAINDWWISDYTAFFTASKAIMYIETIQDATLYEISKKSMEELFIEIPQLETFFRKKMERAFASFQNRILANLAQSAKERYVSFISTYPNIEQAVKNYHIASYLGITTESLSRIRKEISHN, from the coding sequence ATGAATCTTATTGAAAGTAAACTTAAAAAACTCAAGTTAAAAAAAGGGACTACAATATTAAAAGCAGATGATAAAGTGAACATTCAATATTATGTTTACAATGGATGTTTAAGAACTTACTTTATTGACAAAACTGGTAAAGAACATACTTTGCAATTCGCCATTAATGATTGGTGGATAAGCGATTATACGGCTTTCTTCACGGCATCCAAAGCGATTATGTATATTGAAACTATTCAGGATGCAACTTTATATGAAATTTCCAAAAAAAGTATGGAAGAATTATTTATAGAGATTCCACAATTAGAAACTTTTTTCAGAAAAAAAATGGAAAGAGCTTTTGCTAGCTTTCAAAACAGAATATTAGCAAATTTAGCCCAATCAGCTAAAGAAAGATACGTTTCTTTTATTAGCACTTACCCAAATATTGAACAGGCTGTAAAAAATTACCATATCGCTTCTTATCTAGGAATTACTACCGAAAGCTTAAGTAGAATTAGAAAAGAAATATCTCATAATTGA
- a CDS encoding valine--tRNA ligase yields MIPAQFDAKQVEKKWYDYWMQNKYFHSTPDHRTPYTIVIPPPNVTGVLHMGHMLNNTIQDVLIRRARLKGFNACWVPGTDHASIATEAKVVAKLKSEGINKSDLSREEFLKHAFDWTEKYGGTILEQLKQLGCSCDWDRTKFTMDEDMSASVIKSFVDLYNKGLIYRGYRMVNWDPEAKTTLSDEEVIYEERQGKLYHLKYQIEGSNEFVTIATTRPETILGDTAICIHPEDERYFHLKGKKAIVPICNRVIPIIFDEYVDMEFGTGCLKVTPAHDVNDKTLGEKHGLEIIDIFNEDATLNSFGLHYEGKDRFDVRKEIEKELETIGALVKVENHVNNVGTSERTKAVIEPRLSDQWFLKMDELVKPAIKAVLESDDSSEQRTGQSQIKLHPSRFNNTYAHWLNNIRDWNISRQLWWGQQIPAYYYGDGKEDFVVAESINEALELAKTKTGNANLTVNDLRQDPDALDTWFSSWLWPISVFGGMMDPENEEFKYYYPTNDLVTGPDILFFWVARMIIAGYEYTGEKPFSNVYLTGLVRDKQGRKMSKSLGNSPEPLGLIEKFGADGVRVGLLLSASAGNDILFDEELCNQGKGFSNKIWNAFRLIKGWEVANIEQPESSKVAIEWYEAKLQKTLAEIEDNFEKYRISDALMAIYKLVWDDFCSWFLEMIKPGYQQPIDKTTFDKAIEMLEANLKLLHPFMPFLTEEIWQHIAERTPEEALIVASWPEMKAFDEKLIADFDFATEVISGIRTIRKDKNISFKETIELKVVNNEKASTHFDSVIMKLGNVVDLVYVDEKVNGALSYRVKSNEYFIPVGGNVDLDAEVAKLEEELKYTQGFLRSVQGKLSNEKFVSGAPEQVIANERKKEADALAKIATLEQSLASLK; encoded by the coding sequence ATGATTCCAGCTCAATTTGATGCCAAACAAGTAGAAAAGAAATGGTACGACTATTGGATGCAAAACAAATATTTTCATTCAACGCCCGACCATAGAACACCATATACTATTGTAATTCCGCCACCAAACGTAACCGGAGTGTTGCATATGGGGCACATGCTAAATAATACTATTCAAGACGTATTAATTCGTCGTGCACGTTTAAAAGGATTCAACGCGTGTTGGGTTCCAGGAACGGATCACGCTTCTATTGCAACCGAAGCGAAAGTAGTAGCGAAATTAAAATCGGAAGGAATTAATAAATCCGATTTATCGCGTGAAGAGTTTTTAAAACATGCTTTCGATTGGACAGAAAAATACGGTGGAACTATCTTAGAGCAATTGAAACAATTAGGTTGTTCATGCGATTGGGACAGAACCAAATTCACTATGGACGAAGACATGAGTGCTTCGGTAATCAAATCGTTTGTTGATTTATACAACAAAGGATTAATTTATCGCGGTTATCGTATGGTAAACTGGGATCCAGAAGCTAAAACTACGTTGTCTGATGAAGAAGTTATTTACGAAGAAAGACAAGGGAAATTATACCATTTAAAATACCAAATTGAAGGAAGTAATGAGTTTGTAACGATTGCAACCACACGTCCTGAAACTATTTTAGGAGATACTGCCATTTGTATTCATCCAGAAGACGAGCGTTATTTCCATTTAAAAGGTAAAAAAGCCATTGTGCCTATTTGCAACCGCGTAATTCCTATTATTTTCGACGAATATGTAGATATGGAATTTGGTACAGGTTGTTTAAAAGTTACGCCTGCGCACGATGTAAACGATAAAACACTTGGCGAAAAACACGGTTTAGAAATCATCGATATTTTTAACGAAGATGCTACTTTAAATTCATTCGGATTACATTATGAAGGTAAAGATCGTTTTGATGTTCGTAAGGAAATCGAGAAAGAATTAGAAACTATTGGCGCTTTAGTAAAAGTAGAAAATCACGTAAACAACGTGGGAACTTCTGAAAGAACGAAAGCGGTAATCGAACCAAGATTATCTGACCAATGGTTCTTAAAAATGGACGAGTTAGTAAAACCAGCCATCAAAGCCGTTTTAGAATCAGATGACTCGAGCGAACAGCGAACAGGGCAGAGCCAGATAAAGTTACATCCTTCTCGTTTTAATAACACGTATGCGCATTGGTTAAACAACATTCGCGATTGGAATATTTCGCGTCAGTTATGGTGGGGTCAACAAATTCCAGCTTATTATTATGGCGATGGAAAAGAAGATTTCGTAGTTGCTGAGAGCATTAATGAAGCGCTTGAGCTAGCGAAAACAAAAACAGGAAACGCTAATTTAACAGTAAACGATTTACGTCAGGACCCTGACGCACTAGATACTTGGTTTTCTTCTTGGTTATGGCCAATTTCTGTTTTTGGTGGAATGATGGACCCTGAAAACGAGGAATTCAAGTATTACTATCCAACCAATGATTTAGTAACAGGTCCAGATATTTTATTCTTCTGGGTAGCGCGTATGATTATCGCAGGTTATGAATACACAGGAGAAAAACCATTCTCTAATGTATATTTAACAGGTTTAGTACGTGACAAACAAGGACGTAAAATGTCTAAATCGTTAGGGAATTCTCCTGAACCACTAGGTTTAATTGAAAAATTTGGTGCTGATGGTGTTCGTGTAGGATTGTTATTGAGTGCTTCTGCAGGAAATGACATTTTATTCGACGAAGAATTATGTAACCAAGGAAAAGGTTTCTCTAATAAAATTTGGAATGCTTTCCGTTTGATTAAAGGTTGGGAAGTTGCCAATATTGAACAACCAGAATCATCAAAAGTAGCCATCGAATGGTATGAAGCGAAGCTGCAAAAGACATTGGCTGAAATTGAAGATAACTTCGAGAAATACAGAATTTCTGATGCACTAATGGCGATTTATAAATTGGTTTGGGACGATTTCTGTTCGTGGTTTTTAGAAATGATTAAACCAGGTTACCAACAACCAATTGACAAAACAACTTTCGATAAAGCCATCGAAATGTTAGAAGCGAACTTGAAGTTGTTACATCCATTTATGCCTTTCTTAACAGAGGAAATATGGCAACATATTGCAGAAAGAACTCCAGAAGAAGCATTAATCGTTGCTTCTTGGCCAGAAATGAAAGCATTTGATGAGAAATTAATTGCTGATTTCGATTTTGCTACAGAAGTAATTTCAGGAATTAGAACGATTAGAAAAGATAAAAATATTTCGTTCAAAGAAACGATTGAATTGAAAGTGGTGAATAATGAAAAAGCTTCAACGCATTTCGATTCAGTGATTATGAAATTAGGTAACGTGGTGGATTTAGTTTACGTTGATGAAAAAGTAAACGGAGCGTTATCGTATCGTGTAAAATCAAACGAATATTTTATTCCAGTAGGAGGAAATGTTGATTTAGATGCAGAAGTAGCTAAATTAGAAGAAGAATTAAAATACACACAAGGATTCTTACGTTCAGTACAAGGGAAATTGTCTAACGAAAAATTTGTTAGCGGAGCACCAGAACAAGTAATTGCAAACGAACGCAAAAAAGAAGCCGATGCTTTGGCAAAAATCGCCACTTTAGAACAAAGTTTAGCAAGTTTGAAATAA
- a CDS encoding DUF1573 domain-containing protein, whose amino-acid sequence MKKLFNLLILFVGLFVSAQEGAKIEFKTETINYGDVVKGKDDGVREFIFTNTGDAPLIIKDVKSSCGCTVPTKPTEPIMPGKSDKIVVKYNMNPGPISKTLTVETNAVNKPNGIIPLRIKGNVIQDKK is encoded by the coding sequence ATGAAAAAATTATTTAATTTACTAATACTTTTTGTTGGTTTATTTGTTTCTGCCCAAGAAGGCGCTAAAATTGAATTTAAAACGGAAACTATAAACTATGGTGACGTTGTGAAAGGTAAAGATGATGGTGTTCGCGAATTTATTTTTACAAATACTGGAGATGCTCCTCTTATTATTAAAGATGTAAAATCGAGCTGTGGTTGTACGGTTCCTACTAAACCAACGGAACCTATTATGCCTGGTAAAAGTGATAAAATTGTGGTTAAATACAATATGAATCCAGGTCCGATTAGTAAAACGCTTACTGTTGAAACCAATGCTGTTAATAAACCAAATGGTATTATTCCGTTAAGAATAAAAGGAAATGTAATTCAGGATAAAAAATAA
- a CDS encoding PDZ domain-containing protein — MSGLEVHHFGQQWVKELDSFTNVSGKGEVNATEYISKVYNYKYTLKPNFQIYEVRENSPAAKAGLLAGDIIIKINNKSSHNYTIQKITELFQSEEGKKIKILVERDGKLLEFEFYLEKIL; from the coding sequence ATGTCTGGTTTAGAAGTACATCATTTTGGACAACAATGGGTAAAAGAGTTAGACAGTTTCACAAATGTTAGTGGTAAAGGAGAAGTAAACGCAACAGAATATATAAGTAAAGTATATAACTATAAATACACCCTTAAACCTAATTTTCAAATTTATGAAGTAAGAGAAAATTCTCCAGCAGCTAAAGCAGGCCTATTGGCAGGAGATATAATAATAAAGATCAACAATAAAAGTAGTCACAATTATACCATTCAAAAAATTACTGAATTGTTTCAATCGGAAGAAGGAAAAAAAATAAAAATTCTAGTCGAAAGAGATGGAAAACTTTTAGAATTTGAATTTTATCTTGAAAAAATACTATAA
- a CDS encoding aspartyl protease family protein — translation MIYNLIIVDVKVNDVDLKMILDTGSEKNLMFSFPKNDSIAFYNPKTISIRGLGYGKELNAYISEKNKFEINGLVDRNFQVLLVTNQDISLIDKLGIQINGIIGSSFFKDFLVEINYSKKKLYLYKDFETITKKMSRYEKTQIEIYQNKPYVNLKIENSDENHNAKLLFDSGLGDGLWLFESDSIKCKERYFIDFLGRGLSGDVKGKKSRIESLQLDKFILHHALVSYPDIKLSELDLFKGRDGSLGGEIIKRFNWILDYKNHFFITNKIIFLMNLLIIICLV, via the coding sequence TTGATTTACAATTTAATAATTGTAGATGTAAAAGTAAATGATGTTGATTTAAAAATGATTCTGGATACAGGTTCAGAAAAGAATCTTATGTTTAGTTTTCCAAAAAATGATAGTATAGCTTTTTATAATCCAAAAACAATTAGTATTCGGGGTTTGGGATATGGAAAAGAGCTAAATGCTTATATTTCAGAGAAGAATAAGTTTGAAATAAACGGTTTAGTAGATAGAAATTTTCAAGTTTTATTGGTTACTAACCAAGATATAAGCTTAATTGACAAGCTTGGTATACAAATAAATGGAATTATTGGTTCTTCTTTTTTTAAAGATTTTTTAGTTGAAATAAATTATTCCAAAAAGAAACTTTACTTATACAAAGATTTTGAAACTATCACAAAAAAAATGAGTAGATATGAAAAGACTCAAATTGAAATTTATCAAAATAAACCTTATGTAAATTTAAAAATTGAAAATAGTGATGAAAATCACAATGCCAAATTGCTATTTGATAGTGGATTAGGCGATGGTTTGTGGCTTTTTGAAAGTGATTCAATTAAATGTAAGGAACGATATTTTATAGATTTTTTAGGAAGAGGGTTAAGCGGAGACGTAAAGGGAAAAAAGTCTAGAATAGAAAGTTTGCAATTAGACAAATTTATTCTACATCATGCATTAGTTTCTTATCCAGATATAAAATTAAGTGAGTTAGATTTATTTAAAGGAAGGGACGGCTCTTTAGGAGGAGAAATAATTAAGAGATTTAATTGGATTTTAGATTACAAAAATCATTTTTTTATTACAAACAAAATAATCTTTTTAATGAACCTTTTAATTATAATATGTCTGGTTTAG
- a CDS encoding pyridoxal phosphate-dependent aminotransferase, translated as MPKISNKGQQMPESPIRKLVPYSEAAKKKGHKVYHLNIGQPDIKTPDVAINAVKNANIEVLEYSHSAGFESYRNKLSQYYKAHGLPIDTQDIIITTGGSEALLFALGSTMDTNDEIIIPEPFYANYNGFSTASGVKVVPVMSSIEDGFALPPIEAFEKLITPKTKAILICNPGNPTGYLYSQEEILKLAEIVKKHDLFLIADEVYREFTYDGFKHFSVMNVEGLEQHAIMIDSVSKRYSMCGARIGCIVSKNKEVMATAMKFAQARLSPPTYAQIASEAALETPQSYFDEVITEYKDRRDTLVNELNKIPGVTVAVPKGAFYCIAKLPVKNADNFAQWLLESYDFNGETVMVAPAAGFYSTPGVGLDEVRIAYVLKKEDLIKSVQILKEALAVYNN; from the coding sequence ATGCCAAAAATATCAAACAAAGGGCAACAAATGCCTGAATCTCCTATTAGAAAACTGGTTCCCTATTCGGAAGCAGCAAAGAAAAAAGGTCACAAAGTGTATCATTTAAATATTGGTCAGCCCGATATTAAAACTCCAGATGTCGCTATTAATGCCGTTAAAAATGCAAACATTGAAGTATTAGAATATTCTCATTCTGCTGGTTTTGAAAGCTACAGAAATAAACTTTCGCAATATTACAAAGCTCACGGATTACCAATCGATACTCAAGATATTATCATTACAACTGGTGGTTCTGAAGCTTTATTATTCGCCTTAGGAAGCACAATGGACACTAATGATGAAATTATTATTCCAGAACCATTTTATGCAAATTATAACGGATTTTCAACTGCATCGGGTGTAAAAGTTGTTCCTGTTATGTCTTCTATAGAAGATGGTTTTGCTTTACCTCCAATCGAAGCTTTCGAAAAATTAATTACACCTAAAACTAAAGCTATCTTAATTTGTAATCCTGGAAATCCTACGGGTTATTTATATTCTCAAGAAGAAATCTTAAAATTAGCAGAAATAGTAAAGAAACATGATTTATTCTTAATTGCTGATGAAGTTTACAGAGAGTTTACTTATGACGGATTTAAACATTTCTCGGTTATGAATGTAGAAGGTTTAGAACAACATGCTATTATGATCGATTCGGTTTCTAAACGTTATAGTATGTGTGGAGCAAGAATTGGTTGTATTGTTTCTAAAAATAAAGAAGTTATGGCAACAGCGATGAAATTTGCTCAAGCGCGTTTAAGTCCACCAACTTATGCTCAAATTGCTAGTGAAGCTGCTTTAGAAACGCCACAATCTTATTTTGATGAAGTAATTACTGAATATAAAGACCGAAGAGATACTTTAGTTAACGAATTAAATAAAATTCCTGGTGTTACAGTTGCAGTACCTAAAGGTGCATTCTATTGTATTGCTAAATTACCAGTTAAAAATGCTGACAACTTTGCGCAATGGTTATTAGAGAGTTACGATTTTAATGGCGAAACTGTAATGGTAGCCCCAGCGGCTGGCTTTTACTCTACTCCAGGCGTAGGTTTAGATGAAGTTCGAATTGCTTATGTTTTAAAGAAAGAAGATTTAATTAAATCTGTACAAATATTAAAAGAAGCACTAGCTGTTTATAATAATTAG
- a CDS encoding T9SS type B sorting domain-containing protein produces the protein MKLNFKSIVCGLVLILVTTITKAQCTTNVVACDLSTNPTFSFVTQSPASTSCLDLLPGNTVAYITTYVAQSGFLNMLINGNASTGFLDVAVFNVPSGMSPCAAIQNSANEIQCNYASNSNGCNQLGNAFACASSVPAPYVTAGQTLMIVVENWSGASTNFTIDLGNTANSAEFASPDATINPAGPFCVNDIAYQLTSVNNGGNWSGPGVTSTGLFYPSVAGVGIHTVNYQIGLGTACASAPESIQIEVKPSPGLPTVTSPVIYCIGDTATALSATPDLPGNTLNWYTTATGGTASATAPTPSTAVQGNFNYWVSQTNVEGCESFRRQITVVVSPIPDIPVVTVTPATCTSDGNAVISNFNGIDSYEFNPPGPVVDGSGNILGFNFNTPYEIKGDNGTCMSVFSSPFTIQEMLITPADPVIQTISATCSSDGYSEIVNYVSGMIYDFNPAGPTVDVSGNVLGMVFGQNYTVRAFNGDCYSNYTSNFSNDEMLAQPSEPIVLTSTPVSCSSNEIKIISNLEANVNYIFSPSGPTVDLTTGEILNMQFNTDYVVYAQSTISPCFSTTTPQFNIQQMYPTPSAAIITTINPTCTTDGYSYISNFDSTLNYTFAPLGPSYDTNGNITGEVFGTNYTLTVSNSNCSIDSNFTTNGMISTPSIVVTNNSPSICDGDMTNIVVTGLQTGETLNWIVNANEVNGLISGQGTSFTDAILTLFSGIETPRVVNIRFYADNGSCTSSFHDIDVTVNPRPDIMVSPNSPEEQTICSGETTNIEISSSYPNVNFTWEVISNVNGVVGASNGTGDTIAQTLSVSGTLQGVVVYRLHAFIGSCESANTIDFTVYVNPKPVYNPIITPTSICDGASINLNYSHPDTNITFGWDLVLTNADVVGGILSGVTTTNSLNLNQAFTLVDSLVSGQATFTVWVDLNGCKSDPFTATVDIHPNPQVQLHDGAICVQDGQVYQTYWLNAGVLPLGGDYEYEWFMVDTAGDISLGTTTTPYYEVVMAGDYYVVVTNVDVLLGTNCSGVSNTVTVIETNPATLANATVVVTEFFTGSGVVTITVTDGNGTLEYQLDEGEFQSSNVFTGVSAGPHTVTVVDTQGCTYFTIPVLVVDYPKFFTPNGDGYNDTWNIIGLEQENAKLYIFDRYGKLIKQINTLGANQGNGWDGTLNGKPLPSTDYWFSLEYEENGIMKEFKAHFSLKR, from the coding sequence ATGAAGTTGAATTTTAAATCAATTGTATGTGGTCTAGTTCTAATTTTAGTAACTACTATTACAAAAGCGCAATGTACAACAAATGTGGTAGCTTGTGATTTATCGACAAATCCTACATTTTCATTTGTAACTCAAAGTCCTGCTAGTACATCTTGTTTAGATTTACTTCCTGGAAATACGGTAGCTTATATTACTACATATGTAGCACAATCGGGTTTTTTAAATATGCTGATTAATGGTAATGCAAGTACTGGATTTTTAGATGTAGCTGTTTTTAATGTTCCTTCAGGAATGTCTCCATGTGCTGCTATCCAAAATTCGGCAAATGAAATACAATGTAATTATGCGAGTAATAGTAACGGTTGTAATCAATTAGGAAATGCATTTGCTTGTGCATCTTCTGTTCCTGCGCCTTATGTAACAGCTGGTCAGACTTTAATGATTGTTGTAGAAAATTGGAGTGGAGCTTCAACTAACTTTACAATTGATTTAGGTAATACAGCAAATTCTGCAGAGTTTGCAAGCCCTGATGCAACGATTAATCCAGCAGGACCTTTTTGTGTAAATGATATTGCTTATCAACTAACTTCTGTAAATAATGGTGGAAACTGGTCAGGACCAGGAGTAACATCAACCGGTTTGTTTTATCCTTCTGTAGCAGGTGTTGGTATTCATACAGTTAACTATCAAATTGGATTAGGAACTGCGTGTGCATCTGCACCTGAATCGATTCAAATTGAAGTAAAACCATCGCCAGGCTTACCAACAGTTACAAGTCCTGTGATTTATTGTATAGGAGATACCGCAACTGCTTTATCTGCAACACCAGATTTACCAGGAAATACATTAAATTGGTATACAACTGCTACAGGTGGAACTGCAAGTGCAACAGCACCAACTCCTTCAACAGCTGTTCAAGGTAATTTTAATTATTGGGTATCTCAAACGAATGTAGAAGGTTGTGAAAGTTTTAGACGTCAAATAACTGTTGTAGTATCTCCTATACCTGATATACCTGTTGTTACTGTTACTCCTGCAACTTGTACTTCAGATGGTAATGCAGTTATCAGTAATTTTAACGGAATTGATAGTTATGAATTTAATCCTCCAGGACCAGTTGTAGATGGCTCAGGTAATATTTTAGGATTTAATTTTAATACACCTTATGAAATAAAGGGAGATAATGGTACTTGCATGTCAGTTTTTTCGTCTCCATTTACAATCCAAGAAATGTTAATAACACCGGCTGATCCAGTAATTCAAACAATTTCAGCTACTTGTAGCTCTGATGGCTATAGTGAAATTGTAAATTATGTTTCAGGAATGATTTATGATTTTAATCCAGCTGGCCCAACAGTAGATGTAAGTGGAAACGTGTTAGGTATGGTCTTTGGTCAAAATTATACTGTGAGAGCCTTTAATGGTGATTGTTATTCGAATTATACATCTAATTTTTCAAATGACGAAATGTTGGCTCAGCCAAGTGAACCTATTGTTTTGACTTCAACGCCTGTTTCTTGTTCGAGTAATGAAATTAAAATTATTAGTAATTTAGAAGCTAATGTGAATTATATTTTTTCACCATCGGGTCCTACTGTAGATTTAACAACTGGAGAAATTTTGAATATGCAATTCAATACCGATTATGTAGTTTATGCTCAAAGTACAATTTCACCATGTTTTTCTACAACTACTCCTCAATTTAATATACAACAAATGTATCCAACACCAAGTGCAGCAATAATTACAACAATTAATCCAACTTGTACTACTGATGGTTACAGCTATATCTCAAATTTTGATTCGACTTTAAATTATACATTTGCACCGTTAGGACCTTCTTATGATACTAATGGTAATATTACTGGAGAAGTTTTTGGTACAAATTATACATTGACAGTTTCAAATAGTAACTGTTCTATTGATTCTAATTTTACTACTAACGGTATGATTAGTACGCCTTCAATAGTAGTAACGAATAACAGCCCGAGTATTTGTGATGGAGATATGACAAATATAGTTGTAACGGGCTTACAAACAGGTGAGACATTAAATTGGATCGTAAATGCAAATGAGGTAAATGGATTAATATCAGGTCAAGGGACAAGTTTTACAGATGCTATATTGACATTATTTAGTGGAATAGAAACTCCTCGAGTAGTTAACATCCGTTTTTATGCAGACAATGGTTCATGTACAAGTAGTTTCCATGATATTGATGTTACGGTAAATCCACGTCCAGATATCATGGTGAGTCCAAATTCACCAGAGGAACAAACAATTTGTTCAGGAGAGACAACTAATATTGAGATTTCGAGTAGCTATCCAAATGTTAATTTTACATGGGAAGTAATCTCAAATGTAAATGGAGTGGTAGGAGCGAGTAATGGTACAGGAGATACTATAGCTCAGACCTTATCCGTAAGTGGTACTTTACAAGGCGTAGTAGTGTATAGATTACATGCTTTTATAGGATCATGTGAAAGTGCTAATACAATAGATTTTACAGTTTATGTAAATCCAAAACCAGTTTACAATCCTATCATAACGCCAACATCTATTTGTGATGGAGCGAGTATAAATTTAAATTATTCACATCCAGATACCAATATTACTTTTGGATGGGATTTAGTGTTAACCAATGCAGATGTAGTAGGAGGTATACTAAGTGGAGTCACTACGACAAATTCATTGAATTTAAACCAAGCTTTTACATTAGTAGATTCATTAGTATCGGGCCAAGCGACTTTTACCGTTTGGGTTGACTTAAATGGATGTAAGAGTGATCCATTTACAGCGACCGTTGATATTCATCCCAATCCACAAGTTCAGTTACATGATGGCGCAATATGTGTACAAGATGGTCAAGTTTACCAAACATATTGGTTAAATGCAGGAGTTTTACCATTAGGAGGAGATTATGAATATGAATGGTTTATGGTAGATACTGCAGGAGATATATCATTAGGCACAACAACAACACCTTACTATGAAGTAGTAATGGCGGGAGATTACTATGTGGTAGTTACTAATGTAGATGTGTTATTAGGAACGAATTGTTCAGGAGTTTCAAATACAGTAACTGTAATAGAGACAAATCCAGCGACATTAGCTAATGCAACAGTAGTAGTTACTGAGTTCTTTACAGGCAGTGGAGTTGTAACGATAACAGTAACAGATGGAAACGGAACCTTAGAATATCAATTAGATGAAGGGGAGTTCCAGAGTTCAAATGTGTTTACAGGAGTATCAGCAGGACCACATACTGTAACAGTAGTAGATACCCAAGGATGTACATACTTTACAATTCCGGTATTGGTAGTAGATTATCCAAAATTCTTTACACCAAATGGAGATGGCTATAATGACACATGGAATATCATTGGTTTAGAACAAGAGAATGCTAAGTTGTATATTTTTGATAGATATGGAAAGTTAATCAAACAGATTAATACTTTAGGAGCGAACCAAGGCAATGGTTGGGATGGAACATTGAATGGGAAACCGTTACCATCGACAGACTATTGGTTTAGTTTAGAATATGAAGAGAATGGAATAATGAAAGAGTTTAAAGCGCATTTTTCATTAAAAAGATAG